TTCAGTTCCATGGTTGGTCAGTTCAGCTCTAGAGGTCCTGAGAGATTTCGCGTTGTTCGGTGCAGTCGGCATCGGCCTTTGACCAGGCATCCGCCGTGAGCTTGAAGAGGCCGCAGCTCGGCAGTCCCGTGGCATAAAGGCGGCCACAAGACTCGTACATGGTGTATCGAGAAGCCAGCAGTGGAATGTGCTTTTCTTCAGCCAGCGCGATGGTTTCCGGGGGAGGCAGCTTGCCCCTCACGAACACGATGGCCACGATGCCGGCCATCTCAGCGGTGCGAACCACCTGCGGGTTGGTGAGACCGGTCATGAGCAGGGTGCCTGCGTGCGTAAAGGCCAGTACGTCACTCATGAGATCAGCACCGCAGGCCATCTTCACTTCCTCGCCCAGGTCGGCCTCGCAGGTGATCAGCTTGCCTTCAAGGACGGACAGCACCTCTGCTAGTTTCATATCGACTCACCCCAATGGTCGCACTCTGGCTGGTTTCCTGGCACCTCGACAGACGCCGGTAACCCAAAGGATCGGCGGGAATGTGAAAGCTGTCACAAACCAGAGCGAATATAGCATATCGCCATAGGCTTGTCAAATCAATCTAGTTGGAGAGTGTGGAAAAAGCG
This sequence is a window from Chloroflexi bacterium ADurb.Bin180. Protein-coding genes within it:
- a CDS encoding DRTGG domain protein — translated: MKLAEVLSVLEGKLITCEADLGEEVKMACGADLMSDVLAFTHAGTLLMTGLTNPQVVRTAEMAGIVAIVFVRGKLPPPETIALAEEKHIPLLASRYTMYESCGRLYATGLPSCGLFKLTADAWSKADADCTEQREISQDL